From Myxocyprinus asiaticus isolate MX2 ecotype Aquarium Trade chromosome 25, UBuf_Myxa_2, whole genome shotgun sequence, one genomic window encodes:
- the LOC127416412 gene encoding neuronal acetylcholine receptor subunit alpha-2-like: MMERFGNHWLFLRITLLCIILFSCCERTHSHAEDELFKKLFDGYNKWSRPVPNTSDVVIVKFGLSIAQLIDVDEKNQMMTTNVWLKQEWNDYKLRWKPSDYDNVTSIRVPSELIWVPDIVLYNNADGEFAVTHMTKAHLFHTGKVRWVPPAIYKSSCSIDVTFFPFDQQNCKMKFGSWTYDKAKIDLERIENTVDLKDYWESGEWAIINAVGTYNTKKYDCCHEIYPDITYFFIIRRLPLFYTINLIIPCLLISCLTVLVFYLPSDCGEKITLCISVLLSLTVFLLLITEIIPSTSLVIPLIGEYLLFTMIFVTLSIVITVFVLNVHHRSPSTHKMPSWVHSVFLDLIPRWLFMRRPAPDSRRKQKLILLQRQGRSTMSQVLGPATTPLSTSTSWFRGDSSGEEESRRHCCYKDVELGMLSSAISLSFHSPSPCPLGSTPPPLQKYGPSPRLEMGVASRQPGCRANVTKRLDNMTSDIPGFPLSPSVLQALEGVHYIADHLRAEDADFSVKEDWKYVAMVIDRIFLWMFIIVCLLGTIGLFLPPWLAGMI, from the exons ATGATGGAGCGCTTTGGGAATCACTGGTTGTTTCTGAGGATCACTCTTCTCTGTATTATCCTAT TTTCTTGTTGTGAGAGGACTCACTCACATGCTGAAGATGAGCTCTTCAAAAAGCTCTTTGATGGGTACAACAAATGGTCAAGACCTGtgccaaacacctctgatgtcgTTATTGTCAAGTTTGGTTTATCTATCGCCCAGCTGATTGATGTG GACGAAAAGAATCAGATGATGACAACAAACGTCTGGCTAAAGCAG GAGTGGAATGATTATAAACTACGATGGAAACCTTCAGACTACGACAACGTGACTTCTATCAGGGTTCCGTCTGAACTTATCTGGGTTCCGGACATAGTCTTGTACAACAA TGCAGATGGGGAGTTTGCGGTGACGCACATGACCAAAGCTCACCTCTTCCACACAGGTAAAGTGCGATGGGTCCCACCTGCCATCTACAAGAGCTCGTGCAGCATTGACGTCACCTTCTTCCCATTTGACCAGCAGAACTGCAAGATGAAGTTTGGCTCGTGGACTTATGACAAAGCCAAGATCGACCTGGAGCGTATTGAGAATACTGTCGATCTAAAAGATTACTGGGAGAGTGGTGAGTGGGCCATCATCAATGCTGTAGGAACCTACAACACCAAGAAGTATGACTGCTGCCATGAGATCTACCCTGACATCACCTACTTCTTCATCATTCGTCGTCTTCCTCTCTTCTACACCATCAACCTCATCATTCCCTGCCTGCTTATCTCCTGCCTGACCGTGCTGGTCTTTTACCTGCCATCAGACTGTGGGGAGAAGATCACACTGTGTATCTCTGTCCTCCTCTCTCTAACCGTCTTCCTGCTGCTCATAACAGAAATTATCCCATCCACCTCGCTGGTTATCCCACTCATTGGCGAATATCTGCTCTTCACCATGATCTTTGTCACCCTGTCCATTGTTATCACCGTCTTTGTGCTTAACGTGCACCACAGATCACCCAGCACTCATAAGATGCCCAGTTGGGTGCACTCAGTCTTCTTGGATTTGATCCCTCGGTGGCTGTTCATGCGCAGGCCTGCACCTGACAGCCGACGCAAACAGAAACTTATCCTCCTGCAGCGGCAGGGGCGTAGTACGATGTCACAAGTGCTTGGACCGGCAACCACGCCTCTCAGCACATCTACTAGCTGGTTCAGGGGGGATAGCTCTGGTGAGGAGGAGTCTCGCAGGCACTGCTGTTATAAGGATGTAGAACTTGGAATGCTCTCTTCAGCTATCTCTCTTTCGTTCCACTCCCCTTCGCCCTGTCCTCTTGGCTCGACTCCACCCCCTTTACAGAAATATGGCCCCTCCCCTAGACTGGAGATGGGCGTGGCTTCCAGGCAGCCTGGTTGTAGAGCTAATGTCACAAAGAGGCTTGACAACATGACATCAGACATCCCAGGGTTCCCACTCTCCCCCAGTGTCCTACAAGCTCTGGAGGGGGTTCACTACATAGCAGACCACCTGAGAGCAGAAGATGCTGACTTCAGT GTTAAGGAAGATTGGAAGTATGTTGCTATGGTAATAGACAGGATCTTTTTATGGATGTTCATCATAGTATGTTTGCTGGGCACAATCGGGCTCTTTCTCCCACCTTGGCTCGCAGGCATGATCTAG